In the Populus nigra chromosome 2, ddPopNigr1.1, whole genome shotgun sequence genome, GGTGCTTgaccaaacttaaaaatattagatataaTAGTTTTATTAAACACATATATATTCAGATTTGATGTCTTAGAATCATTAATCCATGTAAAATCggtaatatatcttttaatttaatggtaaaattatgttgaacaatttaataattattagcatatacaaaaaaaaaaacattcaagttaaaagaattaaattaacattaaaaaataaattaatatttaaggtGTTGTTTAACTATTATTGATAGTCAGAAAagagttctttttattttaaaaatataaaaattaactttaaatagtctcaagatataaatttatccttttattttgtattctTCCATTTAACCAAgatgtatttttgttattatttttatctcaagATACTaatcaaaacacaatttaaactttttaaaaaatcctatTAAATATAAggaaatatttcttttcatggGACCGTCAAACTTAACATGTATTTAGTGTTGTAATAATTTTtactaatataatttaaaaaaaaacccgtaaattatagcttttatttattcaatattaaaagaaaaagttttTAGTGGGATTGATATAAAATCACGGTGGGTATTGACGTATTGACGAACCAAGTGCTTTCAAACATGCATCggaataaaatacaaatccacATCACATAAATTTCCATCTTTTCAACCCTAAATTTCTAATCCTCCGAGCCCATTAAAGTGCGTGGAGTGAATTTTTCTACATGTGATTCCTACTCTAGTTAGACTAATGCAATCCGAATGCCTTTTTGACGAGTCTTCTTAGCCACGAGGACTAATTGTGTATCCTTCTGCAAGGATCAGGAGAGATATTTCACTCTGTAAAGCACACCATGATGAAGTCGATCACACAAGAGAAACAACTCCCCAGCCAATCACTAAAGATCAACGTGCAATTCTCAGGCACCAATACCCGCTGTATGGTACCCGCCTGACAAGTGACAACCCCCCCATCTTCTCTCCATCTGGCCGTGAAGCCCACGCTCTCGACATTCACGTACCATCCACCAAAGACCACCACCACCCTTCTCTTCCAAAAGTCCAAAAACTGCTCCCTCCCTTTCCCACAAGAGTAGAGGTATTTTTAGTTCGTCTATTTAGCAAAACTAAATCCTTTCCGGTTCTTAAATCCGACCCGATATCCTAATTTTTTGAAGCGGTTTAACagttttttaatgtgatttctagttgattttttctatgattatataattttaaaaaatatatttttaattaaaaatatatttttaaaaatcatcatgTATTACATTACTAAAAACACACTagattagaattttagttaaatttaaCAAGATATTTaccaaataaaacttaattaatttgattaaactcaattcaaatttgattgatttaatataataaagaaaaaacaaaacactttttTTAACCAGAAATCTTTACaaattaatgtgaaaaaaataatcataaaaacataatttaatatctttttaaaaataaattctctcaataattaatattaacacaatCCGTTAATGGGATAAAATCTAGAAGATATATACAATGTCACAGAACAAACACAAACACCcacattttctctctttcaacAGACAACCGTTAAAACAGTAGCCAACACTTTCGCACCTCATCTCCATCTCCTTTTATCAAGAACCTTGGtcaaacttcattttcttcactTCACAAGTCATGCGTTTGGGAGTTAATTTTACGCATGCTCTCAGCATgcaatgaaataaagaaaatggcAGACGAATCTTTATCTCCCGGTGATCTTTTTTGTTATGAAGATTTTCTTGGTGAATTGGCAGTAGCAGATGAAGATGATACATACATTGATATTACAAGGACTTATGTTGGTGACCCAGATTCGGAAGACGAGTATTTGACGTTGTTGGCTAATCGAGAGCCTCATCAAGGTTTTAATGCTAATGAAACTTTGGTTCTTGATGCCTCGTTTAGAACTGCCCGCTTGGAAGCTATTACATGGATTCTCAGAGTTAGTGCctcttgatttcttttctttcaaattgttATTCATGCTTGATCTTTAAGTTTTGTGAAGATTAAGacatttctgttttcttttgttggaTTTTAATGCAGACAAGAAAAAACtttggttttcattttcataCCGCATACTTGTCAATGATATATTTTGATCGGTTCCTTTCAAGCCGTTTCATTGATGTAAGTCTTCTGAATTAGAAAGTTTCAATTGAGTATCCATTCTTCTACTTGTGGTTCattgtttcttgtttcttgGTATCGCAGAGAAATTATACTAGGGTAGTTAGCTTGATATCTGTAGGCTGTATTTCTTTGGCCGCAAAGATGGAGGAGGTACGAGTACCCTCTTTACCACAGCTTCAAACAGAAGGAGTTACATTTGAAAGCACAAATGTTGAAAGAGTAGAACTTGGAATACTGAGTACATTACAATGGAGAATGAACTATGCAACTCCCTTCGCTTTTCTTCGctatttcataataaaattcTCCAGGCAGGATTCTCCACCAAGGGAAACGGTATCTAGGACCGTGCAATCCATTTTGGCTTTAATGAGAGGTAATGTGCCTTTAGATTCATCCTTTAATTACTTCTTTCTTTGCATTGATTATGGTATACATTGATGTAAAGTATGTTATATGCAGAGATACATTTGATGAGCCATCGACCTTCGGTTATAGCAGCGGCTGCCACATTAGTGGTATTAAATAACAGCTTAACAAGAACCACATTGGAGACCCAGATGAATTCAATTGCTTATCCAGGATTTCTTAATATTGTGAGTGATTAATTTGTTGGCTTTCTTTAGAAATATCCTTTCTTCCTATAATTAGACGAATCTGTTGACCTTGGACTTCTTCTTGGCCTTTTTGTGTCACAGGAAGAGGTGTTTCAATGTTACAATCTACTGCAGCAATTAGATGTGGAAAACCTTCACACACCAAGAAATGTAAATTCGGCTAGTAGGAGTAATGACATCAAGAGACGAAGACTTCAATTTGATAATGATGGCCCTGCTTAAAATCAAGGGTAACTGAATGAAACACTTAGATAGAGGAAAAGATTGTTTGTGATACTTAGATAGAGGAAAATATTGTTTGtgatatgatttttcttaatgaTTTTGTTCTTTGCCTATGGATATAATTCGGAGTTGATTGAAACTGTCTCCTCAAGAAGCAACCGAAGAAAGGAGACacagagaaaggaaaaggagaaaaaggcAACACTCTGGGTTGCATATAGTAAAAGCTGATAGTGTTGTTAGTAGACCAATGCCATAAGGTGGAAAGAAGATTAGAGGGCAGGGGAAAGGTCTAGAAGACTGCTTGTTAAAAAGTTGCTTCATATGCTTACTCACATGTTCAATTcttttttgcataattttttggtcattttaaCTTTTCTATCTGGGTTTGGGTTTATAATGTCTCTTGCAACCCTACCTTTTGATGGGATGCTTTCTTGTGTCTTTGAAAAGGCTGATAGCAGATTGAGGGCTTGTGATATGAGCTTGGGGGGGGGGGAGCTAGTTCTGTTTGTGTGGTTTGATGAAACAGTGCCGCATGCTAGCCATCAGAAAAGCAGTGTAAAGGTGGATGTGATTGCATTTGCTTGAATGTTTGGGGGTTGCCTTTCATAGCGGGGCCTGCTTTATTTCTCTCTGAAGCCCCGTTGGCTTTATTGAAGTTTGAGAGGGGTCATCAGACCCAAAAGGAATTTCCATGTTTGTGATTATACATTGATGGAACAGGTTTTCGCGCCTGTAAACTACATTTTCCCAAGTCATTTTAAGTTCCAATACTGATATtattgctgtgattgttatggCTTTTCTAGTGATGGTACTTGATGCTGGTTCTGTAACCAAACATACTCGTCTCAGCAAGGAAAAGGTTCTTTTATGCTCTTTTGGTTCTACTGATGCTTACCTGAATCCGAAACTGCATTCACCATGGATTTAACATTGTTGTTGGTGTAGGAAGTTCAGCCCAAATTGTGGGCTAGAACCCTAATCAGATTCACAATCGATAACTaatctcattttgtttttttacgcTAACCAGCTAGTATAGAGTTCATTTGTCTGCCGCGTTTCAAACTGTGTTTAGaatgaaagaacataaaaaaatagtgccttttcatttcaattacaatttcGACCGTGTCATTACCGCTTAGACAAGCATAGCATAAACAGGTAGCCTCCCTTCCTTTCATGGCAAAGCGAGTGTGGCGTAATGTATGATAGGCACAAGCAGCCGTCGTGATCTGTGATAGTAAACTTGCTTAGCTTTGAAATATGAAGAGAATAGAGCTACCCAGAAACCAAGTAATCATCGTcgatttttctcaaaaaagatATAGAAGAAAAGGCCAGTCGTTTTTCTTGTATGGTCTTGACTGAAACCAGAGACGAGTGCAGATTTGGTTGACGTCTCCGGAGATACCATTTATTGTGAAGAATTTTCTTATCTCAGAAGTCCAAGAGACATAACTCTGCGGTCAATACTGGCAAATAAGCAACTCGGTACTCTCTCTGGCATTAGCACCAGCTGCCAATTTTGCTGGTGTGGGGCTATTGTATCTAGATGTGAACCATCATCAAATCTTACTTTCTTCTcctatatgtatgtatatgtaaaGAAGATTtcatttgatattgtgataatttttattatagttatgattttaaaaattaaaattttttaaaaatttataaattatagattttttataaataagatttaaagcgaatgattttaataaaactcGTATATTGATTAATAGttgtaaaaagataaaatttcaaccACTCCGCAGCACATTGCTAAAACATACCTTTATTCTCAATAGTCGAAATTAAAGTACAGTTTCACCATCAATATTTAATGCATCAAGCATGTATTTGTTTAGGCATATTTACACATGCAAGACACCATTTTCGTGACGGCAAGGAAAGTTTCCACCTTTAGAGTAAAAAacgactcttttttttttttaaggattgtttgattttgttttttaaaagtattttaaaaaatataatttttttaaattttgtttttgttttcatatcattttaatatgttgagataaaaaataattttaaaaaataactactactgCCTATATAATATCTATATAACAATGCAAGGAGTTTCGTTTGAATGTTCATCACCATGACTTGAAAGGGTGCTTTCTCTCTATTTGCATCAGCTAGAAATGAAAGCTTAAGAATCAAGGCAGTAATTATCCAGGCCCGGTCAACCCATTTTGACCACTTGATGCGTTGCAGAGAGCCCCAAGTTAGGCAAAATGGATGCTTAGAGTATGATCGCCTAGAGTCATAAACCACAAGATAATTCTTTTAAGATATGTTGAAGGTGTCCATGAAGCAATATTATCCATCGTCAAACTTTTTGGCATCTTCCTCGTAACGGCATCTCTAAGAGGAAGAGGAGAGCTATTTAAAAGAGTGAAGtcataacatgatttttttagtagtataaatatgattatttttttttgtttatatacactttaatgattaaaaacctatttaaaaacacttgttgtattttaatatatttaatgtaccagaagatgaaaaaacacgttgttttaataaattctgctcttttttttgtgtgtcaattgggttagttttttttttttcccaagaaGTAGGTATGGCTCTTTTTAGGAGAAATaagattttaacattttatatgGCTATCCTGTTGTGGTATGATGAGCCAAAATAGCCATTGAAAATGCTCTAACACTTGCATCCATGGAGATTCATAGATGGCCTCTGCCTTCTACACAGAAACTAGTTTGATATAAAACCCGATCTTATCAGACTCAGAATCATCAGATTATCAGGACGGCCATTAGAGGCAgagtttaataacaattatCGCATTTTGGGCAGATTGAAGCAGGATATTGAGGCAGAGGGCATTAGATGATGACGATTTATAACATCAAGTTCCCATGTTGATCTGGAAGAGCATGCACTAATAGAACCCTAATGGTCAAACTGaaggttttatttataaatccaCACTACAATACTTCTCCTATCAAAGCTTACTAGTCAGTGGTGAGTTTCAGGACAAGTTTTTAGTCAAGTAGTAATGATTTCAGGCTTCCAATCAAATCATCTGCGACCATTGCAAGGCATCTATGGCCCCAGTAGCCTTTCAATCTATTActgtgccaaaaaaaaaaaatctgctgCTGTACGAGGAGgtaacagaaaaaaacaaagaacgaAAAGGGGGGAAATATcatgaaagaaaatttgatGACCAATGAAGTACCTTGTCTACTAGCTTAGATTTCAGTTTGAAACCACGGGAATCATCTTCAAAGCAGCTGCGATTGGCATGCCAAGGAATCCAAAGAAGACGCTGACAAACCACTGCTGCCAGCTGAGAGGAGTTGTGTTCGCGAATGTACCCAGGAATTCAACAATTATAATTTGGAAAAAGGCAGTGCAGGCGAGCACAGACACAAACACATAGTTTTTCAGTATGCCTTTGAACACGTTTATCTTTTCCATTTCTCTGGAGCTGATCTCATTGAAAACCTGGAGGAACGATAGAGGTTCATTGTCAGCAACACAAGTAAAATCTGCACAAGCCTACAATTAGATAACTAACAAAAAGGTAACGCAACTCATTTTGCTCCATCAGCCAGCAAAAGCATTTATCATTATCACATTGCGGTTGATTTTAAAGGAAGAGAGAAGGCagtaattagaaaaagaaagtgTAATGCTTGacataatatcattaaaaacttTCCGTAAGAAGCAttacttaaaaagaaatatgtttCGATATCCATTGAAGGGGAGAATCTAGAAAACATGCAATTATTGCATAACATTGAACGAAAGTCTGATTGACAGCCCTAACATATCAGAAATAATTGCCTGCATTATACAAATACATGCATGCAGCATCTGTGAAAATTTTAACATATATGGCCCTTTTTCTCTGGATACAAAATTAAAGCATGTTCATTTAGTTTCAAATGTGTCAACATTACCTGACAAAAGACAAATGAGTTAAAAATGAGCGTGTTCAGTATCAAATCAGAATCTGGCCCATCAAGTCGAAAAACTGCTTTTCCTCTCGTCTGAAGGT is a window encoding:
- the LOC133682560 gene encoding cyclin-D5-1-like isoform X2, which translates into the protein MLSACNEIKKMADESLSPGDLFCYEDFLGELAVADEDDTYIDITRTYVGDPDSEDEYLTLLANREPHQGFNANETLVLDASFRTARLEAITWILRTRKNFGFHFHTAYLSMIYFDRFLSSRFIDRNYTRVVSLISVGCISLAAKMEEVRVPSLPQLQTEGVTFESTNVERVELGILSTLQWRMNYATPFAFLRYFIIKFSRQDSPPRETVSRTVQSILALMREIHLMSHRPSVIAAAATLVVLNNSLTRTTLETQMNSIAYPGFLNIVSD
- the LOC133682560 gene encoding cyclin-D5-1-like isoform X1, which produces MLSACNEIKKMADESLSPGDLFCYEDFLGELAVADEDDTYIDITRTYVGDPDSEDEYLTLLANREPHQGFNANETLVLDASFRTARLEAITWILRTRKNFGFHFHTAYLSMIYFDRFLSSRFIDRNYTRVVSLISVGCISLAAKMEEVRVPSLPQLQTEGVTFESTNVERVELGILSTLQWRMNYATPFAFLRYFIIKFSRQDSPPRETVSRTVQSILALMREIHLMSHRPSVIAAAATLVVLNNSLTRTTLETQMNSIAYPGFLNIEEVFQCYNLLQQLDVENLHTPRNVNSASRSNDIKRRRLQFDNDGPA